The Borreliella andersonii genome has a segment encoding these proteins:
- a CDS encoding MinD/ParA family protein, producing MEDQAQSLRDMMRLNGKLNFSVDEKVQNSKTRFIAVSSGKGGVGKSNIAIGLALKYSELGKKVLILDADIGMANVNILLGVIPKYSIYHMIAQSRDIREVITKTEYNIDLLAGASGTMELLDLSDVDVNKFIKELLKIYEYDIVVIDTSAGISRQVISFLLSSDDVVIVTTPEPTSITDAYGIIKVLSYKMENLKNLRLIVNRVANVSEAKGVAKKVIDISGQFLNLNIDYLGHIYEDQNIRSSVFKQKPFILVNPNSKASYCLDSIVATLEEVSLDNRKRRGVIGFILRFFGVE from the coding sequence ATGGAAGATCAAGCTCAAAGTTTAAGAGATATGATGAGATTAAATGGTAAATTGAATTTTTCAGTTGATGAAAAAGTTCAAAATAGTAAAACAAGATTTATTGCTGTTAGTAGTGGCAAAGGTGGTGTTGGTAAAAGCAATATTGCAATTGGGCTTGCTCTTAAATATTCTGAGCTTGGCAAAAAGGTATTAATACTTGATGCTGATATTGGAATGGCTAATGTTAATATTTTGCTTGGAGTTATTCCTAAGTATAGTATATATCATATGATCGCTCAAAGTCGTGATATCAGAGAAGTAATAACAAAGACAGAGTACAACATTGATCTTTTGGCTGGTGCTTCTGGTACAATGGAGCTTTTAGATCTTTCTGATGTTGATGTTAATAAATTTATAAAGGAATTATTAAAAATATATGAATATGATATAGTTGTAATAGATACGAGTGCTGGAATTTCGAGACAAGTTATTTCGTTTTTGCTTTCCAGTGACGATGTTGTTATTGTTACTACTCCAGAGCCTACTTCTATTACCGATGCTTATGGAATAATAAAGGTTTTGTCTTATAAGATGGAGAATTTAAAAAATTTAAGGCTTATTGTTAATAGAGTAGCTAATGTTAGTGAGGCTAAGGGAGTTGCTAAAAAGGTTATAGATATTTCGGGGCAATTTTTAAATTTAAATATTGATTATTTGGGTCATATTTATGAGGATCAAAACATTAGAAGCTCTGTTTTTAAGCAAAAACCTTTTATTTTGGTAAATCCAAATAGTAAAGCTAGTTATTGTCTTGATTCTATTGTTGCCACCCTTGAGGAGGTTTCTCTAGATAACAGAAAAAGAAGAGGGGTTATAGGTTTTATATTAAGATTTTTTGGTGTGGAATAA
- the flhF gene encoding flagellar biosynthesis protein FlhF, whose amino-acid sequence MVQYFTEKGPTYNEVIEMIKKKYGKNARVMTYKTVPHGGILGLFSKDWVEVSGYVRYDIGNQQINVEDEKRKILQSIKREENSSIEDVLKEVKSLKTELAHKKENINHPTITKIEDILRENDFSENYIKDINEFIKREFSLSDLDDYERVREDVVLYIAKTIKCSGSIIDNLKKRVFILVGPTGVGKTTTIAKLAAIYGINGESKSLNIKIITIDNYRIGAKKQIQTYGDIMGIPVRAIESFKDLKDEITDSKDFDLILVDTIGKSPKDFMKLAEMKELLNACGRDAEFHLAVSSTTKTADVKEIFHQFSPFNYKTVIFTKVDETTCVGNLISLIYEMKKVVSYVTDGQIVPHNISVAEPLTFIRRINGYRISDDSEFIKKIKSKSYY is encoded by the coding sequence ATGGTTCAGTATTTTACGGAAAAAGGTCCAACTTATAATGAAGTCATAGAAATGATTAAGAAAAAATATGGTAAAAATGCTAGGGTTATGACTTATAAAACCGTTCCTCATGGAGGGATTTTAGGTTTATTTAGCAAAGATTGGGTTGAAGTTTCAGGTTATGTTAGATATGACATTGGTAATCAACAGATTAATGTTGAGGATGAAAAGCGAAAGATTCTTCAAAGTATTAAAAGAGAAGAAAATTCTTCAATTGAAGATGTGCTTAAAGAAGTTAAATCTCTTAAAACAGAACTTGCTCATAAAAAAGAAAATATTAATCATCCAACAATTACAAAAATTGAAGACATTTTAAGAGAAAATGATTTTTCTGAAAACTACATTAAAGATATTAATGAGTTTATTAAGAGAGAATTTAGTTTGTCAGATCTTGATGATTATGAGAGGGTTAGAGAGGATGTTGTTTTGTATATTGCAAAGACAATTAAATGTTCAGGATCTATTATTGATAATCTTAAGAAAAGGGTTTTTATTTTAGTTGGTCCAACAGGTGTTGGCAAGACTACCACAATTGCAAAACTCGCAGCAATTTATGGTATTAATGGAGAATCTAAAAGTTTAAATATTAAAATTATTACTATTGATAATTATCGTATTGGAGCTAAAAAACAAATTCAAACTTATGGTGATATTATGGGCATTCCGGTTAGAGCAATTGAGTCTTTTAAAGATTTAAAAGATGAAATTACTGATTCAAAGGATTTCGATCTTATACTTGTTGATACAATTGGCAAAAGCCCTAAGGATTTCATGAAGCTTGCTGAGATGAAGGAGCTTCTTAATGCTTGTGGAAGGGATGCCGAATTTCATTTGGCTGTCAGCTCTACTACAAAAACAGCAGATGTCAAAGAAATATTTCACCAATTCTCACCTTTTAATTATAAAACTGTGATTTTTACCAAAGTGGATGAAACTACTTGTGTTGGAAATTTGATAAGTTTGATTTATGAAATGAAGAAAGTAGTTTCTTATGTTACGGATGGGCAAATTGTTCCTCATAATATCAGCGTTGCAGAACCACTTACTTTTATTAGAAGAATAAATGGCTACAGAATAAGCGATGATTCAGAGTTTATTAAGAAGATAAAAAGTAAATCTTATTATTAA
- the fliR gene encoding flagellar biosynthetic protein FliR, whose protein sequence is MNLSFLVLKSFTILPVLVRIFMFLKFSPFFSTIKIGYFNFFFSLILSVIVVEKIKIIYPLDNMLAFALILLGEAILGLIQAFFVNIIFNVFHLVGFFFSNQIGLAYANIFDVFSEEDSMIISQIFAYLFLLLFLSSEFLLRFFVIGIHDSILNVRVEHLVNMKNSEFFKLLLMSFGFLFEKALLISFPILSLLLLFYLVLGILSKSSPQINLLIISFSTSLFLGLLILYIGFPSLAISSKRVIELSLDSLASFLKLFSRVLK, encoded by the coding sequence TTGAATTTAAGTTTTTTGGTTTTAAAATCTTTTACAATTTTGCCTGTGTTAGTTAGAATTTTTATGTTTTTAAAATTTTCTCCATTTTTTTCAACAATAAAAATAGGATATTTTAATTTTTTCTTTTCTTTGATTCTCTCTGTAATTGTTGTTGAAAAGATTAAAATTATTTATCCTTTAGACAATATGCTTGCTTTTGCGCTAATTTTATTAGGAGAAGCTATTTTGGGCCTTATTCAGGCATTTTTTGTTAATATAATTTTTAATGTTTTTCATTTAGTTGGATTTTTCTTTTCTAATCAAATTGGACTTGCTTATGCAAATATTTTTGATGTTTTTTCAGAAGAAGATAGCATGATTATTTCACAAATTTTTGCTTATTTGTTTTTGCTTTTGTTCTTATCAAGCGAGTTTTTACTTCGGTTTTTTGTGATTGGTATACATGATTCTATTTTGAACGTTAGGGTTGAACATTTAGTCAATATGAAAAATTCAGAATTTTTCAAGCTTTTACTTATGTCTTTTGGATTTCTTTTTGAAAAAGCTTTATTAATTTCGTTTCCAATATTGTCTTTGCTTTTGCTTTTTTATCTGGTATTGGGAATACTTTCAAAATCATCGCCTCAGATTAATTTATTAATAATTAGTTTTTCAACTTCGCTATTTTTAGGGTTGTTAATTTTATATATTGGATTTCCAAGCTTAGCAATATCTTCAAAAAGAGTGATTGAACTTTCACTAGATTCTCTTGCTAGTTTTTTAAAATTGTTTTCTAGAGTTTTAAAATAA
- the flhA gene encoding flagellar biosynthesis protein FlhA: MDARKNSILGYSGLNNKSDLIISVGLIFVVAGFILPLPAVILDVLITLNLVISLLIILIVLYSKRSLDFSIFPTLLLVMTIFGLVLNISSTRLILTKGINFDGQMIRTFGTFVVGSSGIQGLVIGFIIFIIIIAVQFIVITKGATRVAEVAARFALDALPGKQMAIDSAYSSGNLTEEEATRQKNDLQSEVNFYGAMDGASKFVSGNVKVGFLITLINILGGLLVGITLQGLDFNQALNNYVSLTVGDGLVSQLPALLISTATGLIVTRSISKNSFGGEIFEQFTNHLGIYWIVSGFLFFLAFLPGFPTLILIFLSLSIAFLAYSLSRIRHKEEIDKKMKLEEEQASSYLDKDVTPVVPLDPLALEIGYNLVPIVDDTKTSELLDRIVKIRREVAFEFGIVVPKIRIVDNMRLEPNAYSFKLRGVEVGRGEIKLGKFLVINVGIDSGIDGDLVKDPSFGLPSLWVNDDGRETAERLGYTVVDPPSIIATHMTELIKRHSYEILTRQDVQNTLDVFKKDYGAIVEEVLKNFSVGEIQRVLQGLLKEQVSIRNLVTIFETIADFTSITKDIFFLIEKCRQSVGRQITSGYLDLNSELNVITLNPGFEQIIIDSRVESNHDLMSSIDPNLKTKFIYELFKIVNEVQAEGFYPVILSSESSRPIIKVITSREIPDLVVMSVLEVPQNVKVNVLKTVEVEE, encoded by the coding sequence TTGGATGCTAGAAAAAATTCCATATTAGGGTATTCAGGACTTAATAATAAGTCTGATTTAATAATTTCAGTTGGTTTGATATTTGTTGTTGCTGGGTTTATCTTGCCTCTTCCTGCAGTTATTTTGGATGTTTTGATTACGCTTAATTTAGTAATAAGTCTTTTAATTATTTTAATTGTTCTTTATTCTAAGAGATCTCTAGATTTCTCTATTTTTCCCACATTACTGCTTGTGATGACTATTTTTGGGCTCGTTCTTAATATTTCTTCTACTAGATTAATTTTAACTAAAGGTATAAATTTTGATGGACAAATGATAAGAACATTTGGGACATTTGTTGTGGGTAGTTCTGGGATTCAGGGACTTGTTATTGGATTTATAATATTTATAATAATCATTGCTGTTCAATTTATTGTAATTACCAAAGGAGCAACAAGGGTAGCTGAAGTTGCTGCTAGGTTTGCTCTTGATGCACTTCCTGGCAAGCAAATGGCCATTGATTCCGCTTACAGTTCTGGAAATTTAACAGAAGAAGAGGCTACAAGGCAAAAAAACGATTTACAATCAGAAGTAAATTTTTATGGCGCAATGGATGGAGCTTCTAAATTTGTATCAGGAAATGTTAAGGTTGGATTTTTAATAACCCTTATAAATATTCTTGGTGGTTTGTTGGTGGGAATAACTTTGCAAGGTCTTGACTTTAACCAAGCCCTTAATAATTATGTTTCATTGACAGTTGGTGATGGGCTTGTGTCCCAATTGCCGGCGCTTTTAATTTCAACGGCTACAGGCTTAATTGTTACTAGATCGATTTCAAAAAATAGTTTTGGTGGTGAGATTTTTGAGCAATTCACAAATCATTTAGGGATTTATTGGATTGTTTCTGGGTTTTTGTTTTTTTTAGCCTTTCTTCCTGGATTTCCAACCTTAATTCTTATTTTTTTAAGCTTGTCAATTGCATTTTTAGCTTATTCTCTTTCAAGAATAAGACATAAAGAAGAAATAGATAAAAAAATGAAACTTGAAGAAGAGCAAGCATCAAGTTATTTAGACAAAGATGTTACCCCTGTTGTTCCGCTTGATCCGCTGGCTCTTGAGATTGGATATAATCTTGTTCCAATAGTTGATGATACAAAAACTTCTGAACTACTTGATCGTATTGTTAAGATAAGGCGTGAGGTTGCATTTGAATTTGGAATAGTCGTGCCTAAGATTAGAATAGTTGATAATATGCGGCTTGAGCCCAATGCTTATTCTTTTAAGCTAAGGGGAGTTGAAGTTGGGCGAGGTGAGATTAAACTTGGTAAATTTTTGGTTATAAATGTTGGAATTGATTCTGGAATAGATGGAGATCTTGTTAAAGATCCTTCGTTTGGACTTCCTTCTCTTTGGGTAAATGATGATGGGCGAGAAACTGCTGAAAGATTAGGATATACTGTTGTAGATCCTCCTTCGATTATAGCTACTCATATGACAGAACTTATTAAAAGACATTCTTACGAAATTTTGACTCGTCAAGATGTTCAAAATACCCTTGATGTTTTTAAAAAAGATTATGGAGCTATTGTTGAAGAGGTTCTTAAGAATTTTTCAGTTGGTGAAATTCAAAGGGTTTTGCAAGGTCTTTTGAAAGAACAGGTTTCGATTCGCAATTTGGTTACAATTTTTGAAACAATTGCAGATTTTACAAGTATTACCAAGGATATATTTTTCTTGATTGAAAAATGTAGGCAATCAGTTGGAAGACAAATAACTAGTGGGTATTTAGATTTAAATTCTGAGCTTAATGTAATAACTTTAAACCCAGGTTTTGAGCAAATAATAATTGATTCTCGTGTAGAATCCAATCACGATCTTATGAGCTCAATTGATCCTAATTTAAAAACCAAATTTATTTATGAACTTTTCAAAATTGTAAATGAAGTTCAAGCAGAAGGGTTTTATCCAGTTATTCTTTCAAGCGAATCGTCAAGACCTATAATAAAAGTGATAACAAGCAGGGAGATTCCAGATCTTGTTGTTATGTCTGTTTTAGAGGTTCCCCAAAATGTTAAAGTTAATGTTCTTAAAACGGTAGAGGTTGAAGAATAA
- the fliP gene encoding flagellar type III secretion system pore protein FliP (The bacterial flagellar biogenesis protein FliP forms a type III secretion system (T3SS)-type pore required for flagellar assembly.): MRKCFNFFLFFSVTRLSFAQTKSLQTTNGLNFPFLNFDSIGGSEIAFSLQLLILLTIITLSPAFLVLMTSFLRISIVLDFIRRALSLQQSPPTQIVMGLALFLTIFTMWPTFNSIYEQAYLPLKESKINFDEFYNKGIAPLRIFMYKQMSDGRHEEIRLFMSMSNYDRPKNFSEVPTHVLIAAFILHELKVAFKMGILIFLPFIVLDIIVASVLMAMGMIMLPPVMISLPFKLILFVMVDGWTLITSGLIKSFM; encoded by the coding sequence TTGAGAAAGTGTTTTAATTTTTTTTTATTTTTTAGTGTAACAAGGTTATCTTTTGCTCAAACAAAATCTTTGCAGACTACTAATGGTCTTAATTTCCCGTTTTTAAATTTTGACAGTATTGGTGGTTCAGAGATAGCTTTTTCTTTGCAGCTTTTAATTCTGTTAACTATTATTACGCTTTCTCCAGCGTTTTTAGTTTTAATGACTTCGTTTTTGCGAATATCTATAGTATTGGATTTTATTAGGCGTGCTTTATCTCTTCAACAATCTCCTCCTACTCAGATAGTAATGGGATTGGCGTTATTTTTAACCATTTTTACCATGTGGCCAACTTTTAATTCTATATATGAGCAAGCTTATTTACCCCTTAAAGAATCAAAAATAAATTTTGATGAATTTTATAACAAAGGAATTGCTCCTCTTAGAATTTTTATGTATAAACAGATGTCTGATGGACGACATGAAGAGATTAGATTATTTATGAGTATGAGTAATTATGATCGACCTAAAAATTTTAGCGAAGTGCCAACACATGTTTTAATTGCAGCTTTTATTTTGCATGAGCTTAAAGTGGCTTTCAAGATGGGAATTTTAATATTTTTGCCTTTTATAGTTTTAGATATTATTGTTGCTTCTGTTTTAATGGCTATGGGTATGATAATGTTGCCCCCTGTGATGATATCTTTGCCTTTTAAGCTCATTCTTTTTGTAATGGTAGATGGTTGGACTTTGATTACTAGTGGTCTTATTAAAAGTTTTATGTAA
- the flhB gene encoding flagellar biosynthesis protein FlhB — translation MIKDEFLIKSWYIPLDFFSADDEGRTELPTDQKKQKAREEGRVLKSTEINTAVSLLLLFALFFFMLSYFALDLIAVFKEHASKLPEVMNMSVYAMGFAYIRSIMGYVVLFFFASLAVNFFVNIIQVGFFITFKSLEPRWDKISFNFSRWAKNSFFSAGAFFNLFKSLLKVVIICLIYYFIIENNIGKISKLSEYTLQSGISIVLVLAYEICFFSVMFLAIVGVFDYLFQRSQYIESLKMTKEEVKQERKEMEGDPLLRSRIKERMRVILSANLRVAIPQADVVITNPEHFAVAIKWDSETMLAPRVLAKGQDEMALTIKKIARENNIPLMENKLLARALYANVKVNEEIPREYWEIVSKILVKVYSITKKFN, via the coding sequence ATGATAAAAGATGAATTTTTGATTAAAAGTTGGTATATTCCCCTTGATTTTTTTTCTGCAGATGATGAGGGAAGAACTGAATTACCTACTGACCAGAAAAAGCAAAAAGCAAGAGAAGAAGGACGAGTATTAAAGTCTACTGAAATTAATACGGCTGTTAGTCTTTTGTTGTTATTTGCATTGTTTTTTTTCATGCTTTCTTATTTTGCTTTAGATTTAATAGCTGTTTTTAAAGAGCATGCTAGCAAGCTTCCTGAAGTTATGAATATGAGTGTTTATGCTATGGGTTTTGCATATATTAGATCCATCATGGGGTATGTAGTTTTGTTTTTTTTCGCATCTTTGGCTGTTAATTTTTTTGTCAATATTATTCAAGTAGGCTTTTTTATTACTTTTAAATCTTTAGAGCCAAGGTGGGATAAAATTAGTTTTAATTTTTCCAGATGGGCAAAAAATTCTTTTTTTTCAGCAGGGGCTTTTTTCAATTTGTTTAAAAGTTTGTTAAAAGTTGTTATAATATGCTTGATATATTATTTTATTATAGAAAACAATATAGGCAAAATTTCTAAGCTTTCGGAGTATACACTTCAGTCTGGGATTTCTATTGTGCTAGTGCTTGCCTATGAGATATGTTTTTTCTCAGTAATGTTTTTGGCAATTGTAGGGGTGTTTGATTATTTGTTTCAAAGATCTCAGTACATTGAGAGCTTGAAAATGACAAAAGAAGAGGTAAAGCAGGAAAGAAAGGAAATGGAAGGTGATCCTTTACTTCGATCTAGAATAAAAGAGAGAATGAGGGTTATTTTGAGTGCCAATTTAAGAGTAGCTATACCTCAAGCAGATGTAGTAATTACAAATCCAGAACATTTTGCAGTTGCTATTAAGTGGGATAGCGAAACAATGTTAGCTCCAAGGGTACTTGCAAAAGGTCAGGATGAAATGGCTCTTACAATTAAAAAGATTGCAAGAGAAAATAATATTCCTTTAATGGAAAATAAGTTACTTGCAAGAGCTCTTTATGCTAATGTTAAGGTTAATGAAGAAATTCCAAGAGAATATTGGGAAATTGTTTCAAAAATTCTTGTGAAAGTATATTCTATTACTAAGAAGTTTAATTAG
- a CDS encoding Hsp70 family protein: protein MKKWIGIDLGTTNTVASCFDISSKIILNEMGERMTPSIVSFSGKDVLVGSAAKNQILVNPQKTFYDFKTNIGSNNFYNVDGEFYKAEYISAHLLSSVKKNAEKFLDEEIENAVITVPAYFSEIQRRCVVEAANFAGLNCKAILNEPTAAAIAYAFERQIDGIFLIYDLGGGTFDVTLMEKQGDTYTVLSVKGQSRLGGNDFNKIIEKHVLNSFKNEYPDFNLEDIFLLEQLRERIEEGKKNLSIMEEVDITLLFLDGKHLNYNLKRDEFNSMISECIDKTIQLSMECIADSGVDISSVSKIILSGGSTRIPLIEKVLKESFPSATILDALNQDEVVAIGAGIHAFSLSKNDPVIKFKDVTPYSLGLEIKDNEFFTLIERNTALPISRSRLFTTTNDYQDEIEIHILQGEYKKASLNYSIGRFCFGNIQKALKGIPKIEVLFTLNESGILSVNAKDLETNSSNFIEIKITSSSDDVAKESLSNTFTSIVD from the coding sequence ATGAAAAAGTGGATAGGTATTGATCTTGGAACCACAAATACTGTAGCATCGTGTTTTGATATTAGTTCTAAAATAATATTAAATGAAATGGGTGAACGAATGACTCCTTCTATTGTTTCTTTTTCAGGTAAGGATGTTCTTGTTGGAAGTGCTGCTAAAAATCAAATATTGGTTAATCCTCAAAAAACATTTTATGATTTTAAGACCAATATAGGTTCTAATAATTTTTATAACGTAGATGGTGAATTTTATAAAGCAGAATATATTTCAGCACATTTGCTCTCTAGTGTTAAAAAGAACGCTGAAAAATTTTTAGATGAAGAGATTGAAAATGCTGTAATAACAGTTCCTGCATATTTTTCCGAGATTCAAAGAAGATGTGTTGTTGAGGCTGCAAATTTTGCTGGTTTGAATTGTAAGGCCATACTTAATGAACCAACTGCAGCTGCTATTGCTTATGCCTTTGAAAGACAGATTGATGGAATTTTTCTTATTTATGATCTTGGGGGTGGAACTTTTGATGTAACTCTTATGGAAAAACAAGGTGATACCTATACTGTTCTTTCTGTTAAAGGGCAAAGTCGACTTGGAGGTAATGACTTTAATAAGATAATTGAAAAGCATGTTTTAAATAGTTTTAAAAATGAATATCCTGATTTTAATCTAGAAGATATTTTTCTTCTAGAGCAGTTAAGAGAACGAATCGAAGAGGGTAAAAAAAATTTATCTATTATGGAAGAGGTTGACATTACTTTGCTTTTCCTTGATGGTAAGCATTTAAATTATAATCTTAAAAGGGATGAATTTAATTCAATGATAAGTGAATGTATTGACAAAACTATTCAGTTATCTATGGAATGTATCGCTGATTCTGGGGTTGATATTAGTAGTGTTTCAAAAATCATACTTTCTGGTGGTTCAACAAGGATTCCTTTGATTGAAAAAGTTTTAAAGGAATCTTTTCCTTCTGCTACAATTTTAGATGCTTTAAATCAAGATGAGGTTGTAGCTATTGGTGCAGGTATTCATGCTTTTAGTCTTTCTAAAAATGATCCTGTTATCAAGTTTAAGGATGTTACTCCTTATTCTCTTGGACTTGAGATAAAGGATAATGAATTTTTTACTTTAATAGAGAGAAATACTGCTTTACCAATTTCTAGGAGTAGACTATTTACTACTACCAATGATTATCAAGATGAAATTGAGATTCACATACTTCAAGGTGAATATAAAAAAGCCTCTTTGAATTATTCTATAGGCAGGTTTTGCTTTGGTAATATTCAAAAAGCTTTAAAAGGAATTCCCAAAATAGAGGTACTTTTTACTTTAAATGAAAGTGGTATTTTGAGTGTTAATGCTAAAGATTTAGAGACCAATTCTTCTAATTTTATTGAAATAAAAATTACAAGTTCTTCTGACGATGTAGCAAAAGAAAGTCTTTCGAATACTTTTACAAGCATTGTTGATTAA
- the fliN gene encoding flagellar motor switch protein FliN produces the protein MSVDEKSDNVEKPEIKGVKLPDLIDTLPEGVDPSNFGLLMDVSMRLTVELGRTERKIKDILGMSEGTIITLDKLAGEPVDILVNGKIVARGEVVVIDENFGVRITEIIKTKNE, from the coding sequence ATGAGCGTAGATGAAAAAAGCGATAATGTAGAAAAGCCAGAAATAAAGGGAGTTAAGCTTCCTGATTTAATTGACACTTTGCCAGAAGGAGTTGATCCTAGTAATTTTGGGCTTTTAATGGATGTTTCTATGCGGCTTACTGTAGAGCTTGGAAGAACAGAGCGCAAAATAAAAGACATACTTGGCATGTCTGAAGGAACAATTATTACTCTTGATAAACTTGCTGGTGAGCCTGTGGATATTTTAGTAAACGGTAAAATAGTTGCTAGGGGAGAAGTAGTTGTAATTGATGAAAATTTTGGAGTTAGAATTACTGAGATAATTAAAACTAAAAATGAATAA
- the fliQ gene encoding flagellar biosynthesis protein FliQ yields MTAGHILYLIRISIENIIILSAPMLVIALIVGLLISIFQAITSIQDQTLSFIPKIIVILLTIVIFGPWILNKLMQFTYMIFSQLQNV; encoded by the coding sequence ATGACTGCAGGACACATTCTTTATTTAATTAGAATTTCTATTGAAAACATTATTATTTTATCAGCTCCAATGTTGGTTATAGCTCTTATAGTTGGTCTTTTGATTTCAATTTTTCAAGCTATTACTTCAATTCAAGATCAAACTTTGAGTTTTATTCCAAAGATTATTGTTATACTTTTAACCATTGTGATTTTTGGGCCTTGGATTTTGAATAAGCTTATGCAGTTTACTTATATGATTTTTAGTCAATTGCAAAATGTTTAA
- a CDS encoding flagellar biosynthesis protein FliZ (possible structural component of the flagellum that anchors the rod to the membrane) — MNNKFLVFLAFFNFFTYANSQEQVNSVSYDLENESSLPIFEEDKVNFAGNGNAQTVSLFNISDLVKIVLFLLIVFFIFFLLKKLIFYSKKIKYEQNSNLIKELVFYEIDIKNSIRIISILDNVYIFLISNNSSTLLKEIKSEEELEDLKLKLSKINDSVKKDSFQSIFKKMLLKKEEIPFSGNDYVKFEEKIETSLKDKQDRLKKF, encoded by the coding sequence ATGAATAACAAATTTTTAGTTTTTTTAGCGTTTTTTAATTTTTTTACATATGCTAATTCACAAGAGCAGGTAAATTCAGTATCTTATGATTTAGAAAATGAATCTAGCTTGCCAATTTTTGAAGAAGATAAGGTAAATTTTGCTGGCAATGGTAATGCTCAGACAGTTTCTCTTTTTAATATTTCGGATTTGGTTAAGATAGTTTTATTTTTACTTATTGTTTTTTTTATCTTTTTTTTATTAAAGAAATTGATTTTTTATTCAAAAAAAATCAAATATGAGCAAAATTCTAATTTAATTAAGGAGCTTGTTTTTTACGAGATAGATATTAAAAATTCAATAAGAATCATAAGTATATTAGACAATGTTTATATATTTTTGATTTCTAATAATTCTTCTACCTTGCTTAAAGAGATTAAATCTGAAGAAGAACTGGAGGATTTAAAGCTTAAGCTTAGCAAAATTAATGATTCTGTCAAGAAAGATTCTTTTCAATCAATCTTTAAGAAAATGTTGCTCAAAAAAGAAGAGATTCCTTTTTCTGGGAATGATTATGTTAAATTTGAGGAGAAAATTGAGACTTCACTTAAGGATAAACAAGATAGATTAAAAAAATTTTAG